A single window of Usitatibacter rugosus DNA harbors:
- the mshL gene encoding pilus (MSHA type) biogenesis protein MshL has product MRRFVAPLTALLVVLGGCGTQPIAQPDAHLVVAPPVGAATQIPQPVRAVPLPPPPESRPMDLRYSVVVANQSVRDVLLAIARDTSINFDIHPGVEGAITLNAIDQTLPQILNRIQKQVDIRWEHEGQTISVMPDSPYLKSYRVDYVNMSRDVTGTIGVQSQVVGPGSGSSGSTGGSSSGYSSSSSQNSSLMKVELTQKNRFWETLERNIKDMLRETDKQLPEGSTETFVQGRATGQPARAVRRTPSNAATVPGAAGTVASVTAEAPNPQTAEYTESRLTFREAASVIVNPETGILTVRATGRQHERVGEFITQVTGSARRQVMIEATVVEVLLSDQYQSGVDWSSLALDGLGYSFRQSLTTTNLAAPNPFFSATYNNPNAPLGGSISGTVKLLDTFGKTRVLSSPKIMALNNQTAILKVVDNRVYFTITAQVTPGNTNANAIIVYTSTQNVVPVGFVMNVTPQISENDVVVLNVRPSISRIIGYVNDPNPDLARANVQSRIPEIQSREFESVLRVSSGQTAILGGLMQDSFEGNRTGVPIVSRIPIFGDAFAYRDDTSKKSELVIFLRPIVVREGTVEGDLPGYSRYLPGTEFFRDTQGPVPAFDEAMKRMEERKYDLTPNPVVPPPPGGQP; this is encoded by the coding sequence CCTCCGCTATTCGGTCGTCGTGGCCAACCAGAGCGTCCGGGATGTCCTGCTCGCCATCGCCCGCGACACCAGCATCAACTTCGACATCCATCCGGGGGTCGAGGGCGCCATCACGCTGAACGCCATCGACCAGACCCTCCCCCAGATCCTGAACCGCATCCAGAAGCAGGTGGACATCCGCTGGGAACACGAGGGCCAGACGATCAGCGTCATGCCCGACTCGCCCTACCTCAAGAGCTATCGCGTCGACTACGTGAACATGTCGCGCGACGTGACCGGCACGATCGGCGTGCAGAGCCAGGTCGTGGGGCCCGGCTCGGGATCGTCGGGCAGCACCGGCGGCTCGTCGTCGGGCTACTCGAGCTCCTCGTCGCAGAACAGCTCGCTCATGAAGGTCGAGCTCACGCAGAAGAACCGCTTCTGGGAAACACTCGAGCGCAACATCAAGGACATGCTGCGCGAGACGGACAAGCAGCTTCCCGAAGGCAGCACCGAGACATTCGTGCAGGGCCGCGCCACCGGCCAGCCCGCGCGGGCCGTGCGCCGCACGCCGTCCAATGCCGCAACGGTGCCCGGCGCCGCGGGCACGGTGGCTTCCGTGACGGCCGAGGCCCCGAACCCCCAGACCGCCGAGTACACCGAGTCTCGCCTCACCTTCCGCGAGGCCGCGTCGGTGATCGTGAATCCCGAGACCGGCATCCTCACCGTGCGCGCCACCGGCCGGCAGCACGAGCGCGTCGGTGAGTTCATCACGCAGGTGACCGGTTCCGCGCGCCGCCAGGTGATGATCGAGGCCACGGTGGTCGAGGTGCTGCTCTCCGACCAGTACCAGTCGGGGGTGGACTGGTCCTCGCTCGCCCTGGACGGCCTGGGCTACTCGTTCCGCCAGAGCCTCACCACCACCAACCTCGCCGCGCCGAATCCGTTCTTCTCGGCGACGTACAACAACCCCAACGCCCCGCTGGGCGGCTCGATCTCGGGCACCGTGAAGCTGCTCGACACCTTCGGCAAGACGCGCGTGCTGTCCAGCCCGAAGATCATGGCGTTGAACAACCAGACCGCGATCCTCAAGGTGGTCGACAACCGCGTCTACTTCACGATCACCGCGCAGGTCACGCCGGGCAACACCAACGCCAATGCGATCATCGTGTACACCTCGACGCAGAACGTGGTGCCGGTGGGCTTCGTGATGAACGTGACGCCGCAGATCAGCGAGAACGACGTCGTGGTCCTCAACGTGCGCCCCTCGATCTCGCGGATCATCGGCTACGTGAACGACCCGAACCCGGACCTCGCGCGCGCCAACGTGCAGAGCCGCATTCCCGAGATCCAGTCGCGCGAGTTCGAATCGGTGCTGCGCGTGTCGAGCGGCCAGACCGCGATCCTGGGCGGCCTCATGCAGGACAGCTTCGAGGGCAACCGCACCGGCGTGCCCATCGTCTCGCGCATCCCCATCTTCGGCGACGCCTTCGCGTACCGCGACGACACCTCGAAGAAGAGCGAGCTCGTGATCTTCCTGCGCCCGATCGTCGTGCGCGAGGGCACCGTCGAGGGCGACCTCCCGGGCTACTCGCGCTACCTCCCTGGCACGGAGTTCTTCCGCGACACGCAGGGCCCCGTCCCCGCGTTCGACGAGGCGATGAAGCGCATGGAAGAGCGCAAGTACGACCTCACGCCCAACCCGGTGGTGCCGCCCCCGCCAGGAGGCCAGCCGTGA